The Desulfoscipio gibsoniae DSM 7213 genome contains a region encoding:
- a CDS encoding UxaA family hydrolase produces the protein MSSYKFPKFFGYRRENGRVGIRNYVAILSLDDLSNAACEAVSNNIKGTLALPHAYGRLQFGEDLDLTFRTLIGFGSNPNVAAVVVIGIEPEWTKVIVDGIAKTGKPVTGFAIERNGQHKTIERASWKAQEYVQWASEIQRVECSVDELYVSIKCGESDTTSGLASNPTVGRSVERLLEAGATVSFGETSEITGAEDICKAHAATPEVGDAYYKMWKEYNDFIVSQGVDLVGSQPTKGNIAGGLTTIEEKALGNLQKIGNAKYVGVLGPAEAPNSKGLWYMDTSSAAAEAVTLWAASGAVVHLFPTGQGNIIGNPIEPVIKLSANPLTVVDMKEHVDVDVSGILRREMDLDQASDALLDMMIRVCNGRFTCAEALGHREFIITKLYRSA, from the coding sequence ATGTCAAGTTATAAATTCCCAAAATTCTTTGGCTACCGTCGTGAAAATGGCAGGGTAGGTATCCGTAATTACGTGGCTATTTTATCCTTAGACGACCTTTCAAACGCCGCATGTGAAGCAGTTTCAAATAATATTAAAGGTACTTTAGCTTTACCTCATGCTTATGGGCGGCTTCAATTTGGGGAGGATTTGGATCTTACTTTTCGGACATTGATTGGATTTGGCAGTAACCCAAACGTCGCCGCGGTAGTAGTGATAGGTATTGAACCTGAATGGACAAAAGTAATAGTGGATGGTATTGCCAAAACCGGCAAGCCCGTTACCGGCTTTGCAATTGAACGTAATGGCCAACATAAAACCATAGAAAGGGCATCTTGGAAAGCCCAGGAATATGTCCAATGGGCTTCAGAAATACAAAGAGTTGAGTGTTCAGTGGACGAGTTATATGTATCAATAAAATGTGGCGAATCTGATACAACTTCCGGTTTGGCATCCAATCCTACAGTGGGCCGATCAGTTGAAAGACTTTTGGAAGCCGGGGCAACCGTGTCCTTTGGCGAAACTTCTGAAATTACAGGAGCTGAGGATATTTGTAAAGCACATGCTGCTACACCTGAAGTAGGTGATGCTTATTACAAAATGTGGAAGGAGTATAATGACTTTATAGTCAGTCAAGGCGTAGACCTTGTAGGTTCTCAACCCACTAAAGGAAATATTGCCGGTGGACTAACTACTATTGAGGAAAAAGCTTTGGGGAACTTACAAAAAATTGGCAATGCCAAATATGTGGGCGTTCTTGGGCCAGCTGAGGCTCCAAACTCCAAAGGTTTATGGTATATGGACACATCTTCTGCCGCTGCGGAAGCTGTAACTCTTTGGGCTGCTTCCGGTGCGGTAGTCCACCTTTTCCCCACCGGGCAGGGTAACATTATTGGGAATCCCATCGAACCCGTAATTAAGCTTTCCGCCAACCCCCTTACGGTTGTAGATATGAAGGAGCATGTTGACGTTGATGTAAGCGGTATTCTGCGCCGTGAAATGGACCTTGATCAGGCAAGTGATGCACTTCTTGACATGATGATTCGCGTTTGTAATGGTAGATTCACCTGTGCCGAGGCTCTCGGACATAGGGAATTCATTATTACAAAACTTTATCGTAGCGCTTAA
- a CDS encoding FumA C-terminus/TtdB family hydratase beta subunit — MAEYTLKTPLTEEDVRKLKVGDKVTLEGVIFGIRDANLIRMFDGKVPAPTDLTGAACIHTAPNVRKIGEGKYEPVCIGTTTSSRMDRFTPGLMEQYGVRAVIGKAGMMEASMEAMKKHGGCYLAIVGGAAAWETDKILEIEDVWWEDLMPEAIWKFKVNNFGPLIVAMDSYGNNLYFDVKAKAVSKLEEIYKKIGA, encoded by the coding sequence ATGGCTGAGTATACTCTAAAGACTCCATTAACCGAAGAAGACGTAAGAAAGCTTAAAGTTGGGGATAAGGTAACATTAGAAGGTGTTATTTTCGGTATCAGAGATGCGAATTTAATTCGTATGTTTGACGGTAAAGTTCCTGCACCGACAGATTTAACCGGGGCGGCATGTATTCATACAGCCCCAAACGTTCGTAAAATTGGTGAAGGTAAATACGAACCCGTTTGTATTGGGACAACAACTAGCAGTCGTATGGATAGGTTTACTCCGGGACTTATGGAACAATACGGAGTGCGTGCTGTTATTGGCAAGGCTGGCATGATGGAAGCAAGTATGGAGGCCATGAAAAAACACGGCGGTTGCTATCTGGCAATCGTTGGTGGAGCGGCTGCATGGGAAACCGATAAGATATTGGAAATCGAAGATGTGTGGTGGGAGGACCTGATGCCTGAGGCTATCTGGAAATTTAAGGTAAATAATTTCGGACCGCTTATAGTGGCAATGGACTCTTACGGTAACAATTTATATTTTGATGTTAAGGCGAAAGCAGTTTCAAAGTTAGAGGAAATATATAAGAAAATTGGTGCTTAA
- a CDS encoding fumarate hydratase, translating into MLKQQVANSFYKTIEEICKDLYIKALKDLPSDVRQVMKEAYDKEETETGKQVLATMLENIGVADKNDRLICQDTGIPIYFVKVGNKLSIDFVELEAAIIKGCQRATVEHPLRSSVVSPLKRENNQNSSGYRIPAIHYDVVQDNAKVEILMVPKGSGSENMSFLKMLIPAEGVRGVKRFILETIAKNVGANPCPPYVVGIGLGGTADLCMKLAKIAAVTRPIGSRNPDPEMAAFEEEMFKAINELGIGPMGLGGVNTAIDVHVEHAYTHITQNPVAINIQCWPARRARAVISADSSYQVGY; encoded by the coding sequence GTGTTGAAACAGCAAGTGGCAAATTCATTTTATAAGACAATTGAAGAAATATGTAAAGATCTATATATTAAAGCCTTAAAAGATTTGCCTTCGGACGTAAGGCAGGTTATGAAAGAAGCGTATGATAAAGAGGAAACAGAAACCGGTAAACAGGTATTGGCCACAATGTTGGAAAACATCGGTGTTGCTGATAAAAATGATCGCCTAATTTGTCAGGACACGGGCATCCCCATTTATTTTGTAAAGGTCGGAAATAAATTAAGCATTGATTTTGTAGAACTTGAGGCCGCAATAATAAAAGGCTGCCAAAGGGCGACCGTTGAGCACCCGTTGCGTTCCAGCGTAGTTTCACCCTTAAAACGGGAAAACAATCAAAATAGCTCGGGTTATCGCATACCAGCCATTCACTATGATGTGGTCCAGGATAATGCCAAGGTTGAAATATTAATGGTACCCAAAGGATCCGGTTCTGAAAATATGAGTTTCCTGAAAATGCTTATCCCTGCCGAAGGTGTTAGAGGGGTTAAGAGGTTTATACTGGAAACTATTGCCAAAAATGTTGGGGCCAATCCCTGCCCTCCGTATGTGGTAGGTATTGGTTTAGGCGGTACTGCGGACCTGTGCATGAAGTTAGCTAAAATTGCTGCAGTCACACGTCCAATTGGTTCCCGAAATCCCGATCCTGAAATGGCCGCGTTTGAGGAAGAAATGTTTAAAGCCATTAATGAATTGGGGATAGGACCTATGGGTTTGGGTGGCGTTAATACTGCAATTGACGTACATGTGGAACATGCTTATACGCACATTACCCAGAACCCGGTGGCTATCAATATTCAATGTTGGCCTGCCCGTCGTGCCAGGGCGGTCATTAGTGCAGATAGTAGTTACCAAGTCGGTTACTAG
- a CDS encoding Ldh family oxidoreductase, with the protein MDATFSAETLQLFCINLLVKSGVPYGDAEVVASVIIDTSLDGIDTHGISRLPVYLTCLQKGRINCKPEITVIKTAPSVAIIDGDNGLGQLVAVRAMEEAMKMARETGAGVVPVRHSNHFGAATYYCKMTAGADMFGMAFTNSPPGIPPWGGKKPYLGTNPISFGFPTGEIPVIVDMSSCNVARGNIILAAREGRAIPKGWAIDDKGKPTTDANKALEGAMLPLGGAKGYALALAVEMLSGIASGSAFGRHVGWIYNDSMEPADVGHFFIAINIANLMPVPEYIDRVELMKSEIRSVPLAENFDRIFLPGERKQIKATQRAKEGIPIKSGVLKELNKIAILLGAETL; encoded by the coding sequence ATGGATGCTACTTTTTCAGCAGAAACACTGCAACTGTTTTGTATTAACCTGCTTGTGAAATCAGGAGTCCCATATGGGGATGCGGAAGTTGTAGCTTCAGTAATTATAGATACCAGTTTAGATGGTATAGATACACATGGAATAAGCCGCCTTCCGGTTTATTTAACATGCTTGCAAAAAGGGCGTATCAATTGCAAACCAGAAATTACAGTAATAAAAACCGCCCCGTCGGTAGCTATTATTGATGGTGATAACGGCCTGGGGCAATTGGTGGCTGTGCGGGCTATGGAAGAAGCTATGAAGATGGCCCGGGAAACGGGAGCAGGAGTAGTACCGGTACGACACAGTAACCATTTCGGTGCCGCCACATATTACTGTAAAATGACCGCCGGTGCCGATATGTTTGGTATGGCTTTTACCAATTCTCCTCCGGGAATACCGCCATGGGGTGGGAAAAAGCCCTATTTGGGTACAAACCCCATTTCCTTCGGTTTCCCTACCGGGGAAATACCTGTGATTGTGGATATGTCCTCCTGTAACGTGGCCAGGGGCAATATTATCCTTGCCGCCAGAGAAGGCCGCGCCATTCCGAAAGGTTGGGCCATTGATGATAAGGGCAAACCAACTACGGATGCTAATAAGGCGCTTGAGGGTGCTATGCTACCATTAGGTGGCGCAAAGGGATATGCATTGGCCTTAGCAGTGGAAATGTTATCAGGAATAGCGAGCGGTTCGGCCTTTGGACGTCATGTGGGTTGGATTTATAACGATAGCATGGAACCGGCTGATGTAGGGCATTTCTTTATTGCTATAAATATTGCAAACCTAATGCCTGTACCGGAATATATTGACCGGGTGGAGCTAATGAAATCCGAAATAAGGTCGGTGCCTTTAGCGGAAAATTTTGATCGCATCTTTCTCCCGGGTGAACGAAAACAAATAAAGGCAACACAGCGTGCTAAGGAAGGCATACCAATTAAATCCGGTGTATTGAAGGAACTAAATAAAATTGCTATTTTATTGGGCGCGGAAACGCTTTAA
- a CDS encoding TAXI family TRAP transporter solute-binding subunit has translation MRPKRKSFIWLVILSVITLSLVVTGCGGTSGDSMADKTSFSFATAGTGGTYYPMGGGVASIVQDATDYEIAVETSGGSAENLRLIQAGETDFAWANASEMYWAWNGEEYFEGQEIKDFRAVSFAWDAIYHWAVHEGSGINSFADLERKKLGIGPQGSGAAVFAESYLRAIGMWDKVQPMFLPPDDQATSFKDKKIAAFGYFSRVPMASLMDIAAVTPINLLDPTVEGEEVGFSQKYPFYTETIIPAGSYTGQDEDVAMYGNPVYMVVHKDISDQVVYDMLTVIYSEDGQKRLLQTNQAAEDMTLENAMINFEEIGVPVHPGAVKFFEEKGMEVPAELIE, from the coding sequence ATGCGCCCGAAAAGAAAGAGTTTTATATGGCTAGTCATTCTTTCTGTGATTACCTTAAGCCTGGTTGTAACGGGATGTGGCGGTACAAGTGGCGACAGTATGGCCGATAAAACTAGTTTTAGCTTCGCCACTGCGGGCACTGGTGGTACATACTACCCCATGGGTGGTGGAGTTGCCAGTATAGTTCAGGATGCCACTGATTATGAAATAGCAGTTGAAACAAGTGGTGGTTCTGCTGAAAACCTTAGACTAATCCAAGCGGGTGAAACTGACTTTGCTTGGGCCAATGCCTCAGAAATGTACTGGGCATGGAATGGCGAAGAATATTTCGAGGGGCAAGAGATAAAAGATTTTAGAGCAGTAAGCTTTGCATGGGATGCCATTTACCATTGGGCTGTACATGAAGGGAGTGGAATTAACAGCTTTGCGGATTTAGAACGTAAAAAATTAGGGATAGGTCCGCAAGGTTCTGGCGCAGCCGTTTTTGCTGAATCCTACCTTAGGGCTATTGGAATGTGGGACAAGGTTCAACCGATGTTTTTACCTCCTGATGACCAGGCAACATCATTTAAAGATAAAAAGATTGCTGCTTTCGGTTATTTTTCCAGGGTACCCATGGCGTCATTGATGGATATAGCCGCAGTAACCCCTATTAATCTTTTAGACCCGACGGTCGAAGGGGAGGAAGTGGGCTTTTCGCAAAAATACCCCTTCTATACAGAGACCATTATCCCTGCCGGTTCTTACACGGGTCAAGATGAAGATGTCGCAATGTACGGCAACCCTGTTTATATGGTTGTCCACAAAGACATATCCGACCAGGTTGTCTATGATATGTTAACAGTTATATATTCAGAAGATGGACAGAAACGTCTGTTGCAAACAAATCAAGCGGCCGAGGATATGACTTTGGAAAATGCAATGATTAATTTTGAAGAAATTGGCGTTCCGGTTCACCCCGGGGCTGTAAAGTTTTTCGAGGAAAAGGGTATGGAAGTTCCGGCGGAACTTATTGAATAA
- a CDS encoding TRAP transporter permease, whose amino-acid sequence MTLSNKNEPGKNELGKTVESSMTEQEMEKMIEQFEGVTNKRDLKGPLGKFIALIAALFTLYFMWQGAFGVSAPEASRGIYVGISMFLCLLIYPATKKSPGHKISVMDGILGALVIMVMLYFIIMYPQMSYRAGFVTTPDLIMGIIAIVLALETVRRVTGKVLFLVTVCFLAYGYLGPYFPGILSHKGFSISRMAGFMYSSLYGMFGSVASIFSSFVFLFITFGTFLEASGAGRFFIDLPYALLGRARGGPAKVAVLASGFMGSINGSATANVVTTGTFTIPLMMKVGYKPHMSGAIEAVASTGGMIMPPIMGAGAFIMAEFTGIPYWDIVVVSIIPAALYYFYLYLMVDFQAQNLGLKGLPKEELPDPKKIFKEGWYYIVPIGVIIYMLVAGYSPPMAAVIGCVLTVACSYLNKNTRMSPKDIYNALTKAAISSLIVGSTVAAIGIIIGVVYLTGLGLKFTDIILSLSGGFLPLAIVFVGIASYALGMGVTATTSYIILGVLAAPALQELGVGLLAAHLIVFWVTQIANINPPVCLAAFAAAAIAKAEPMKTGITALIFAQPLYIMPFIFAYVPAMLLEGEIGVIIRAVLSVTIGFYFAASFFQAWMVRKVRFIERLLIAGIAVMLLLAHPTTDYIGFIAAIVMFVFLFITRDKTFGKTTTSSKATT is encoded by the coding sequence GTGACTTTGAGTAATAAAAATGAACCCGGCAAAAATGAATTGGGTAAAACCGTTGAATCCAGTATGACCGAGCAGGAAATGGAAAAAATGATCGAGCAATTTGAGGGGGTCACTAATAAAAGGGATTTAAAAGGCCCATTAGGAAAATTCATTGCTTTAATTGCTGCCTTGTTTACCCTTTATTTTATGTGGCAAGGTGCCTTTGGAGTCTCCGCCCCCGAAGCTAGTAGAGGGATTTATGTTGGAATCAGCATGTTCCTTTGCCTCCTGATCTACCCGGCAACCAAAAAATCGCCCGGTCACAAGATATCGGTAATGGATGGTATACTGGGCGCATTAGTGATAATGGTGATGCTTTATTTTATAATTATGTATCCCCAGATGTCCTACCGTGCCGGTTTTGTTACCACTCCGGATTTGATTATGGGGATTATTGCCATTGTCCTGGCTTTGGAAACAGTAAGACGGGTAACGGGTAAAGTGCTTTTTCTAGTTACGGTTTGTTTTCTTGCCTACGGGTATCTGGGGCCTTATTTCCCCGGCATTTTATCCCACAAAGGGTTTTCAATAAGCAGAATGGCGGGCTTTATGTACTCGTCACTCTATGGTATGTTCGGCAGCGTAGCTTCAATTTTCTCATCCTTTGTGTTTCTGTTTATCACCTTTGGTACTTTTTTAGAAGCATCCGGGGCCGGACGGTTTTTTATCGACCTTCCCTATGCTCTACTGGGTAGGGCAAGGGGTGGTCCGGCTAAAGTAGCCGTGCTGGCCAGCGGTTTTATGGGTAGTATTAACGGTAGTGCCACCGCTAACGTGGTCACCACGGGCACATTTACCATTCCGCTCATGATGAAAGTCGGATATAAGCCACATATGTCCGGAGCCATTGAAGCAGTAGCATCAACCGGGGGGATGATAATGCCTCCGATTATGGGCGCCGGTGCTTTTATTATGGCTGAGTTTACAGGCATACCGTACTGGGATATTGTTGTGGTTTCCATTATCCCGGCAGCTCTATATTACTTTTATTTGTATCTGATGGTTGATTTCCAAGCTCAAAACCTTGGCCTTAAAGGTCTACCCAAAGAGGAGTTGCCGGATCCTAAAAAGATCTTCAAAGAAGGATGGTACTATATTGTCCCCATCGGTGTCATAATTTATATGCTGGTGGCGGGGTATTCCCCTCCTATGGCGGCAGTTATAGGTTGCGTGCTTACCGTGGCATGCAGTTACCTGAATAAGAATACCCGAATGAGTCCTAAAGATATTTATAACGCGCTCACAAAAGCCGCAATATCATCTTTGATTGTGGGCTCAACGGTTGCCGCTATTGGTATTATCATTGGTGTCGTTTATTTAACAGGTCTCGGTCTTAAATTTACAGACATTATTTTGTCACTATCAGGCGGTTTTTTGCCACTGGCAATTGTTTTTGTGGGTATTGCTTCGTATGCATTGGGAATGGGTGTTACCGCTACAACTTCCTATATTATTTTAGGCGTTTTGGCAGCACCCGCCTTGCAAGAACTTGGCGTTGGATTGCTTGCCGCTCACTTAATCGTTTTTTGGGTTACCCAGATAGCCAACATCAACCCGCCCGTTTGTTTGGCGGCCTTTGCAGCCGCTGCCATTGCCAAGGCTGAACCAATGAAAACAGGCATAACTGCTTTGATTTTTGCTCAACCATTATATATTATGCCCTTTATATTCGCCTACGTGCCGGCCATGTTACTGGAAGGAGAGATCGGCGTTATAATACGAGCTGTTTTGTCCGTCACTATCGGGTTTTATTTTGCGGCCAGTTTCTTCCAGGCCTGGATGGTGCGTAAAGTGAGGTTCATTGAGCGCTTGCTTATAGCGGGAATTGCAGTAATGCTCTTATTGGCCCATCCTACTACCGACTATATCGGTTTTATCGCGGCTATTGTCATGTTTGTTTTCCTATTTATCACCAGGGATAAGACCTTTGGTAAAACAACAACTAGCAGTAAAGCAACAACTTAA
- a CDS encoding succinate dehydrogenase membrane subunit, translated as MNAWVWLLQRISAALLLIILGLHVWLIYVTNPVEVISFDEAKGRLTSASYIVLYALLLLFGLFHAFNGLYAVMVDMGLKARLITICILLVVGLALLVSGMYSVLQYII; from the coding sequence ATGAATGCTTGGGTTTGGTTACTTCAGAGAATTAGCGCTGCTTTATTGTTGATTATTTTAGGTTTGCACGTATGGCTGATATACGTTACAAACCCTGTAGAAGTAATTAGTTTTGATGAAGCTAAAGGCAGATTGACATCAGCTTCCTATATTGTGCTTTATGCCCTGCTGCTTTTATTTGGGCTGTTTCATGCCTTTAACGGATTATATGCAGTTATGGTTGATATGGGACTTAAGGCACGGCTAATAACTATTTGCATATTATTGGTTGTTGGGTTGGCTCTTTTAGTGTCAGGGATGTATTCGGTCCTGCAATATATTATATAA
- a CDS encoding succinate dehydrogenase/fumarate reductase iron-sulfur subunit, whose translation MSSQEITAKIFRYDPEVDAEPRFDTFKVPVIKNMAVLDVVMHVQNYIDKTLAFRCSCRIGMCGSCAMYINGRPRLACRTQVSSLGSSEITIMPLPNLPIIRDLATNMEPFFEKWKQIKPYFVNNPDAKEPAVIRPDSDERENIDAMLDCITCGCCYGACSMVATNEEYLGPAALNRAYTLIADKRDIIRVERLKVVGHSYGVWRCHDQFNCAEVCPKGLIPTQSIQQLKKRCVMKKFGIFK comes from the coding sequence TTGTCTTCACAAGAAATAACTGCCAAGATATTTCGTTATGATCCAGAGGTCGACGCGGAGCCCAGGTTTGATACTTTTAAAGTGCCGGTCATAAAGAATATGGCGGTTCTTGATGTGGTCATGCATGTGCAAAATTATATTGATAAAACTTTGGCTTTCCGTTGTTCCTGTCGGATAGGTATGTGTGGTTCATGTGCGATGTATATCAACGGAAGGCCCAGGTTGGCATGTCGAACCCAGGTATCGAGCCTTGGTTCCTCGGAAATAACTATCATGCCGCTTCCCAATTTACCCATCATTAGAGATTTGGCAACGAATATGGAACCATTTTTTGAGAAGTGGAAACAAATTAAGCCTTATTTCGTTAATAATCCGGATGCAAAAGAACCAGCAGTAATTAGGCCGGACTCAGACGAAAGGGAAAATATAGACGCAATGCTTGACTGCATTACATGTGGTTGCTGTTACGGCGCTTGTTCAATGGTTGCCACAAACGAGGAATACCTTGGACCCGCCGCTCTTAACAGGGCTTATACCCTTATCGCGGATAAGCGCGATATAATCAGAGTGGAAAGATTAAAAGTAGTGGGGCATTCCTATGGGGTGTGGAGATGTCACGACCAATTTAACTGTGCGGAAGTGTGTCCTAAAGGACTGATTCCCACCCAGTCTATACAGCAGTTGAAAAAGCGTTGTGTAATGAAGAAGTTTGGAATCTTTAAATGA
- a CDS encoding UxaA family hydrolase, which translates to MQHPYFIVHDEKDNVGVAVKEIKAGESVEGWIMSNNTTLTITSKQDIKIGHKIALSDADAGAMIIKYNKPIGKVIAAIVKGEHVHTHNLKTARW; encoded by the coding sequence ATGCAACATCCGTATTTTATTGTTCATGACGAAAAGGACAATGTTGGCGTAGCAGTAAAAGAAATTAAGGCGGGAGAAAGCGTTGAAGGTTGGATTATGTCCAACAATACTACGTTAACCATAACATCCAAACAAGACATAAAAATCGGTCATAAAATTGCTTTAAGCGATGCCGATGCAGGTGCTATGATAATTAAATATAATAAACCAATTGGTAAAGTTATTGCTGCAATAGTAAAAGGAGAACATGTTCACACACACAATTTAAAGACAGCGAGGTGGTAA
- the sdhC gene encoding succinate dehydrogenase, cytochrome b556 subunit, producing MMSKQGIATYHRYVNRSQVWSAVGMWAWLLHRITGIGLLLYIMIHVTTMATSLISGAETFNTTLSYLMSNTILHYAELLLVGAVIYHGLNGIRLLLFDIGIGFSRQKEIFWVTMVIGAAIWIYVIFLKLS from the coding sequence ATGATGTCAAAACAGGGTATAGCAACCTACCACAGATATGTGAACCGCAGTCAGGTTTGGAGTGCAGTGGGGATGTGGGCATGGTTGCTACATCGTATAACTGGCATTGGCCTTTTACTATATATAATGATTCATGTTACAACCATGGCTACTTCATTAATAAGTGGGGCTGAAACATTCAATACTACCCTGTCTTATCTAATGAGTAACACTATACTCCATTACGCGGAACTCCTGTTAGTGGGGGCGGTTATATATCACGGATTAAACGGCATTCGTCTTTTGTTATTTGATATTGGGATCGGCTTTAGCAGACAAAAGGAAATATTTTGGGTGACCATGGTTATCGGTGCTGCAATATGGATTTATGTTATATTCCTGAAACTTTCCTAA
- a CDS encoding FAD-binding protein encodes MEEIKTDVLIVGSGGAGLFAALHVYDNNPSLNVVLATKGLIGKCGCSRMVQGGLNVVLNPDDSVKKHFLDTIKGGGYVNNQDLAWTLVNDAPATVHELDIKVGCFWDRAEDGKIHQKAFAGQSFDRTVHVADLSGIQIIARLTDQIFRREDKIKVLEETRALDLLTTEEGDRVVGAVMANIRTGEIFVVNAKVVVVATGGAASMYKISAPSFDKTGDGMAMCFRAMAEFVDMEMLQFHPTGLLAGQSRLSGSVLEEGLRGAGGYMINGLGERYMERYDPERMERSTRDRVARAGYMEIMAGRGTENGGVMIDMRHLGAEFVEKKFPGMCERVHDIGKDLAREPVEVSPTAHFQMGGVKIDIHCQSNLKGLLVAGEDSGGVHGANRLGGNGICESTVFGRRAGDAAAALAEQEHLRPYRQEQLEEIRQRWLKYYKRTSGVDIYTIRDEIKTLMWEKVGVVRDGKKLEEAISRLDELLEMAGIAYVYNRTLSSYNMEWNDIINVTNWITVARMVASAALLRTESRGSHYRSDYASTDNDKWLVNIHQKNKGQMEIEQYTKPINAPRFSVEDIRKVNPQY; translated from the coding sequence GTGGAAGAAATAAAAACTGATGTATTAATCGTGGGAAGTGGCGGAGCTGGTTTATTTGCAGCGTTACACGTTTATGATAACAACCCTAGCTTAAATGTCGTCTTGGCGACCAAGGGACTAATAGGAAAATGTGGATGCAGTCGTATGGTACAAGGTGGCTTAAACGTAGTGCTTAACCCTGATGATTCTGTTAAGAAGCACTTCTTGGACACAATTAAGGGTGGTGGGTACGTTAATAACCAGGATCTGGCCTGGACGCTGGTAAATGATGCACCTGCAACAGTACACGAGCTGGACATTAAAGTTGGTTGTTTTTGGGACAGAGCCGAAGATGGGAAAATACACCAGAAGGCATTTGCCGGCCAGTCCTTTGACAGGACAGTTCACGTTGCTGACCTAAGTGGTATTCAAATTATAGCCCGTTTAACGGATCAGATTTTTCGAAGAGAAGATAAAATTAAAGTGCTGGAAGAAACACGTGCCCTGGATCTGTTAACCACAGAGGAAGGAGACCGTGTGGTAGGCGCAGTGATGGCTAATATCAGAACCGGGGAAATATTTGTTGTAAATGCCAAGGTTGTTGTGGTAGCTACTGGCGGAGCGGCTTCAATGTATAAAATATCCGCCCCCTCTTTTGATAAAACCGGCGATGGTATGGCTATGTGTTTCCGTGCTATGGCAGAATTTGTGGATATGGAGATGTTGCAGTTCCACCCTACAGGTTTGCTGGCAGGTCAATCCAGGCTTAGTGGAAGCGTGTTGGAGGAAGGTTTGAGGGGTGCAGGCGGTTATATGATTAATGGTTTAGGTGAAAGATATATGGAACGATACGACCCCGAACGCATGGAACGCTCCACACGTGACCGCGTTGCCCGGGCGGGTTACATGGAGATTATGGCCGGACGTGGAACTGAAAATGGTGGTGTAATGATTGATATGAGGCATCTTGGGGCCGAATTTGTAGAGAAAAAATTCCCCGGCATGTGCGAGCGCGTTCATGATATTGGTAAAGATTTGGCAAGGGAACCTGTAGAGGTTAGCCCAACAGCGCACTTTCAAATGGGCGGTGTAAAAATTGATATTCATTGCCAGTCAAATTTAAAAGGTTTGCTGGTGGCCGGGGAGGACTCGGGTGGTGTGCATGGTGCAAACCGATTGGGGGGGAATGGCATATGTGAATCAACCGTATTTGGCCGTAGGGCGGGAGATGCTGCAGCGGCCTTGGCCGAACAAGAACATTTACGTCCATACAGGCAGGAACAATTGGAAGAAATAAGACAGCGTTGGCTTAAATATTATAAGCGCACCAGTGGTGTCGATATATACACGATCAGGGATGAAATAAAGACTTTGATGTGGGAAAAAGTTGGCGTGGTACGCGATGGTAAAAAACTTGAGGAAGCGATAAGCCGGTTAGACGAGTTGTTGGAAATGGCGGGTATCGCCTATGTTTACAACAGAACCCTTAGCAGTTACAATATGGAATGGAATGATATAATAAACGTTACTAATTGGATTACTGTAGCTCGTATGGTGGCTAGTGCAGCCCTGCTAAGAACGGAAAGCCGCGGATCTCATTATAGATCTGATTATGCATCAACAGATAATGATAAATGGTTGGTCAATATACACCAAAAAAATAAGGGTCAAATGGAAATAGAACAATATACTAAGCCTATTAATGCACCGCGTTTTTCCGTCGAGGATATAAGAAAAGTAAATCCACAGTACTAG